The Carassius auratus strain Wakin unplaced genomic scaffold, ASM336829v1 scaf_tig00040284, whole genome shotgun sequence genome contains the following window.
AACCACTGCAATGTTAATTTTAGTCAAATTAAATTTTAGTAacgtaaattatatttatataatttatattatgtaatatatatatatatatatatatatatatatatatatatatgtgtgtgtgtgtgtgcgcgcgcgcgcgatGTATATATAACGTTacattgttatttaaatatataaaaccattATCATCTTATTTATCTTATATAGCTTATTAAGCTAAATAagatctatatatgtgtgtgtgtgtgtgtgtgtttgtgtgtttgtgtgtgatatgtgtatacataattattttatatagtaataaAGAAATTTGTATATGTTTACAGGAACACATTTTTTGACATaacaaataatttagtttttatgaactttaataaattgtatattttatttatgtagatgttttattatgtaacagaatgcacataaatatataaaacattttatgtctttttttaatctattttatttgtatatcttATTTACATTTCGCATATGTTTAACCATGTCTATGTTTAAGTTGTACTCATGATGAGTATAATATACTCAAGCGAgtataataacttaaaaaaagagaaacttATAGTAGTATGCATGTTATCAACTAACATAATTACAATCAAATATTGTACATGTGCATATATAGTTTAATTAGGGTAGctctgaattatttttaaatgttgagtCCAGTCATGTTCTCTTTTTTTACATCACTGCTCAATGTGTAActaaaggtcagaggtcatggaGGAGCAGAGCGGGTCACCAGGGGCCAACACAGACAACAGCAGCCAGCGTAACGGAGAGGAGGTGAGCAGATCATGTGATCGCTGAGCTTCGCACAGGTGGAGCGATGTTCATGTGAATGGTGTTTATGACAGAAACCTCGCAGGAGCAGCTGGACCAAAGGCAGGAGGAGGAAGAAGCCCCTGAAGGACAGTAATGCCCCCAAAGCCCCGCTAACAGGATACGTGCGCTTCATGAACGAGCGCCGCGAGCAGCTGAGGGCGGAGAGACCAGACGTGCCTTTCCCAGAGATCACCAGGATGCTTGGGAATGAGTGGAGCAAACTGCCTCCGGAAGAGAAACAGGTCAGGATACACACGTGTGTTAAAGATAAAGTTTAAAACCTCTGTGGAGACTGACATCACTCTCTGTCTCGTTCTGTGTCAGCGGTATCTGGATGAAGCGGACAAAGACAAGGAGCGCTACATGAGAGAACTGGAGCAGTATCAGAAGACTGAAGCCTATAAACACTTCAGCAGGAAGGTGCAAGAGAAACAGAAAGGAAAGAGACACAGAGGAGGTGCGAACACAGGCAATCTAAGGCACAGTCCTAAAGAACTGTTGGCAGGTGAATTTAGACAAAGCTGTAGAGAAGAGTGGCAGTCAGGTAACTGTAAAGCAATGCGGAGCAGGATTGTGGACCAGTGAGGTTTCACAGAAGGTGCTGCTACACAGTAAAGCAAAAATAGAAATGAAGAGACTGACAAAATGTGCAGCATCGCAAATCACTTGTCTCATCTAAAATTCCTCTCTCGCACTCTTTATCAGATGCTGGAAGGCAGGCGCCTGGTGAATCGCTTCATGAGGTAAAATATCAATACCTAGCCCACACAGAGTCTGCACTTTATTTTCAGGTCAAAGAAAACCTGGAATTAACAGATCGCTTCAGTTTTCAAGTCTGGAAATGTTAtgggaaaatgaaaataaagaggtCAAATCTTAAATCTTTAGTCGACATCggggtttatattttatatgtttctatattattctgaaatatttaatttgccatttttgtacaatgattatttatatattacataatcgCAAAAGACTGGAAAAATCATggcaaattacttttatttattttttaatgaatttttttcatttttatttatttaaaaagtacaatactaactaaaaaaataattcgtaaataatttttttacattttataaagttattttaatgaaacGTTTAAGTAATCATAAACTTATGGAATGTGACTAGAAAAGTCacagaaattaataaaacttaaagtCTTGGAAAATTGgaatataactatttttatttttctgaaatatttaattagctatgattttataaatgtaaaattattttaatcttaacctactgaaaaaaatgtaaattaataaaatggtaaaaaaaaagtaattggaaagtcatggaaaactcaataaaagtaaaatgttatataaaatttcatgaaaatatttttatgaaattatcTATTAACCACAAAACTAATAACAatcatggatatttttttttatcttaaattattCAAGGCAAGGCAATTACTATTATATAcctatttaaacatatttccacagggttttactattttaatttaatgtttttatttctattaatttccagtaaaaaacaaatatatatatatatatatatatatatatatatatatatatatatatatatatatatatatatatatatatatatataaaatatataataggtTATGCTCCTTATAAAATTATCCAATAATAACAATCAACTGGAAAATAGATTTGTGTAGGTCAAAGTGGGTATTTAAATTTGTGTTAAATAGTGTTGAGTTTACTACACTGTTATTGTTAGCTGAAACATGATAATTTTAGCCAAATTATTTCACTAACAATCTTGCTAATGGCAGAGGAAATGAGGAACATTGTAATTCTGCGGGTGCAGACTGTGAGAGGGTCTATCTACGACTAATCTAAGGCAGTTTGAGCAATGATTTCATTCTGTCCTCAAAGTAAATGAAGTCTGTCTCTCAGAAGGATCTGGGGATAAAGGACCGCTCCGTGTTTGATATTCCCATCTTCACTGAAGAGTTTCTGAATCACAGTAAAGGTGAGAGCGGAGTGCtgctgaatgtgtgtgtctgtgtgtaatggTGGGATGCACGCTcgttgattgtgtgtgtgttgtagcgcGTGAGGCTGAACTGCGGCAGCTGAGAAAGACCAATATGGAGTATGAGGAGCGTAACGCAGCGCTGCAGAAGCATGTGGAGAGCATGCGCTCGGCCGTGGAGCGTCTGGAAGGAGACGTGCAGCAGGAACGAACACGAAACGGCCTCCTGCAGCAGCACCTGGACACCCTGCGCTCGGCCCTCACACACAGCTTCTCTACCGTCCCCCTGcccggtgagacacacacacacacacacacacacacacacactcgcagagCTCACTGAGAACACCTCGACCAGCTGGGTTCATCTGAGCAGTCTGATTCACTTTAGAGATTTCGTTTTTGTTT
Protein-coding sequences here:
- the LOC113084568 gene encoding high mobility group protein 20A-like isoform X1; amino-acid sequence: MEEQSGSPGANTDNSSQRNGEEKPRRSSWTKGRRRKKPLKDSNAPKAPLTGYVRFMNERREQLRAERPDVPFPEITRMLGNEWSKLPPEEKQRYLDEADKDKERYMRELEQYQKTEAYKHFSRKVQEKQKGKRHRGDAGRQAPGESLHEKDLGIKDRSVFDIPIFTEEFLNHSKAREAELRQLRKTNMEYEERNAALQKHVESMRSAVERLEGDVQQERTRNGLLQQHLDTLRSALTHSFSTVPLPGSGETPTLDSIDSYMKKLHGIILSSPQENQHLISTVRDVVNRLDR